A part of Astatotilapia calliptera chromosome 15, fAstCal1.2, whole genome shotgun sequence genomic DNA contains:
- the cnstb gene encoding consortin, connexin sorting protein b isoform X2 — protein MGNKNTNLPKGPEAEATQPDEGELISSATESVSRDESQGPTPELLASLQSLGENNDYTLLPHSLHQIAEAYSLKQDYQWAIQFLQLEKLYHERLLSNLTVLQENWESQEREKDSGSSLPPETDGMSEKHFETLSQMCRTHLRPSISVEQNKLNTTLQPHRDEANTSETTHQEEVKEHSLILESERSSPQTGCEEEDRDTCEEGQEVEEEEEEQCEETPEEEEVKVEWPTGVPQASDKDLAKLSHKEGSACRKKFHMLSSSVLPWTLPRIISVIPE, from the exons ATGGGTAACAAAAACACCAACCTGCCCAAAGGCCCTGAAGCCGAGGCCACACAACCAGACGAAGGGGAACTCATCAGCAGTGCCACGG AAAGTGTCTCCAGAGATGAATCGCAGGGCCCCACCCCAGAGCTGCTGGCCTCCCTGCAATCCCTCGGAGAAAACAACGACTACACGCTGCTGCCACACTCCTTGCACCAG ATTGCAGAGGCCTACTCACTCAAACAGGACT ACCAGTGGGCCATCCAGTTCTTACAGCTGGAGAAGCTCTACCATGAACGCCTGCTCTCCAACCTCACAGTCCTGCAGGAGAACTGGG AGAGCCAAGAGAGGGAGAAGGACAGCGGCAGCAGCTTGCCTCCTGAGACAGACGGCATGAGCGAGAAACACTTTGAGACGCTGAGCCAGATGTGCAGAACTCACCTCAG GCCATCCATCAGTGTGGAACAG AACAAGCTCAACACGACACTACAGCCGCATCGTGATGAAG CCAACACGTCAGAAACTACGCACCAGGAGGAAGTGAAGGAACACAGCTTGATTTTGGAGTCAGAGCGTTCATCACCACAGACGGGctgtgaggaggaggacagagataCATGTGAGGAAGGGCaggaagtagaagaagaagaagaagagcagtgTGAGGAGACACCAGAAGAGGAAGAGGTGAAAGTGGAGTGGCCAACAGGAGTACCTCAGGCATCAGACAAGGACCTGGCCAAACTGTCCCACAAGGAGGGG TCCGCCTGCAGGAAGAAATTCCACATGCTGAGCAGCTCAGTTCTTCCTTGGACACTCCCACGGATCATATCCGTCATCCCTGAATGA
- the cnstb gene encoding consortin, connexin sorting protein b isoform X1 produces the protein MGNKNTNLPKGPEAEATQPDEGELISSATESVSRDESQGPTPELLASLQSLGENNDYTLLPHSLHQIAEAYSLKQDYQWAIQFLQLEKLYHERLLSNLTVLQENWESQEREKDSGSSLPPETDGMSEKHFETLSQMCRTHLRPSISVEQNKLNTTLQPHRDEANTSETTHQEEVKEHSLILESERSSPQTGCEEEDRDTCEEGQEVEEEEEEQCEETPEEEEVKVEWPTGVPQASDKDLAKLSHKEGNSSPDGLVSILKRRRASLDGLPPPSNTTNKQTSKRKVRFSEPEDGSEHDEVGGDSCLILLLLCLVTVVISVGGTALYCTLLDTYSNICTDFTHNVDFYVMNVRRLVEGLGRWLPFRT, from the exons ATGGGTAACAAAAACACCAACCTGCCCAAAGGCCCTGAAGCCGAGGCCACACAACCAGACGAAGGGGAACTCATCAGCAGTGCCACGG AAAGTGTCTCCAGAGATGAATCGCAGGGCCCCACCCCAGAGCTGCTGGCCTCCCTGCAATCCCTCGGAGAAAACAACGACTACACGCTGCTGCCACACTCCTTGCACCAG ATTGCAGAGGCCTACTCACTCAAACAGGACT ACCAGTGGGCCATCCAGTTCTTACAGCTGGAGAAGCTCTACCATGAACGCCTGCTCTCCAACCTCACAGTCCTGCAGGAGAACTGGG AGAGCCAAGAGAGGGAGAAGGACAGCGGCAGCAGCTTGCCTCCTGAGACAGACGGCATGAGCGAGAAACACTTTGAGACGCTGAGCCAGATGTGCAGAACTCACCTCAG GCCATCCATCAGTGTGGAACAG AACAAGCTCAACACGACACTACAGCCGCATCGTGATGAAG CCAACACGTCAGAAACTACGCACCAGGAGGAAGTGAAGGAACACAGCTTGATTTTGGAGTCAGAGCGTTCATCACCACAGACGGGctgtgaggaggaggacagagataCATGTGAGGAAGGGCaggaagtagaagaagaagaagaagagcagtgTGAGGAGACACCAGAAGAGGAAGAGGTGAAAGTGGAGTGGCCAACAGGAGTACCTCAGGCATCAGACAAGGACCTGGCCAAACTGTCCCACAAGGAGGGG AACTCGTCCCCAGACGGTCTGGTTTCCATCCTGAAAAGGAGGAGAGCATCGCTGGACGGGTTACCTCCCCCAAGCAATACTACTAATAAACAAACTTCCAAACGCAAAGTTCGGTTCAGTGAGCCGGAGGACGGGAGCGAGCACG ATGAGGTGGGCGGAGACTCCTGCCTGATCCTGCTGTTGCTGTGCCTCGTTACTGTGGTGATCAGTGTGGGTGGGACTGCGCTCTACTGCACCCTGCTGGACACTTACTCCAACATCTGCACCGATTTCACTCACAATGTCGACTTTTATGTCATGAACGTGCGGAGGCTCGTTGAAGGGCTCGGGCGCTGGCTGCCCTTTCGGACTTAA